The following coding sequences are from one Geodermatophilus normandii window:
- the fliS gene encoding flagellar export chaperone FliS, translating to MGDSVATASPQQLLVMLYDRLALDLERAGTALAAGDRETANEQLQHAQEIVIELRSSLRVDVWEGGPRLAALYGWLITELVQANVKGDRNRVESCLRVVEPLRDAWRQAAASLAAGTA from the coding sequence ATGGGTGACTCTGTCGCCACCGCCTCCCCGCAGCAGCTGCTCGTGATGCTCTACGACCGGCTGGCCCTGGACCTTGAGCGCGCCGGGACCGCCCTGGCCGCCGGCGACCGCGAGACCGCCAACGAGCAGCTCCAGCACGCCCAGGAGATCGTCATCGAGTTGCGCAGCAGCCTGCGGGTCGACGTCTGGGAGGGCGGTCCGCGTCTCGCGGCCCTGTACGGCTGGCTGATCACCGAGCTCGTGCAGGCCAACGTCAAGGGTGACCGCAACCGCGTCGAGTCGTGCCTGAGGGTCGTCGAGCCGCTGCGCGACGCGTGGCGCCAGGCGGCCGCCAGTCTCGCGGCCGGCACCGCATGA
- the flgB gene encoding flagellar basal body rod protein FlgB, whose translation MLISDATMTTLHAALTGLAQRQRVTADNIANVQTPGFLAGRTDFESSLRTELRQGRTPTVSGGSVARSLEPTREDGNNVNLDSETVIATETGLRYQFALTALDGKYSGLRTALRTS comes from the coding sequence ATGCTGATCAGCGACGCCACGATGACCACGCTGCACGCGGCGCTGACCGGCCTGGCCCAGCGCCAGCGCGTGACCGCGGACAACATCGCCAACGTCCAGACCCCGGGCTTCCTCGCCGGCCGGACGGACTTCGAGTCCTCGCTGCGCACCGAGCTGCGCCAGGGGAGGACGCCCACGGTCTCCGGCGGCTCGGTCGCCCGCTCGCTCGAGCCCACCCGTGAGGACGGCAACAACGTGAACCTCGACAGCGAGACGGTCATCGCCACCGAGACCGGCCTGCGCTACCAGTTCGCCCTCACCGCGCTCGACGGCAAGTACAGCGGCCTGCGCACGGCGCTGAGGACGTCCTGA
- the flgC gene encoding flagellar basal body rod protein FlgC: protein MFDGLDISGSGLSVHRRWMDAVSDNIANINTVSSTDGEAFKERMVVAQAVDYGSGEGGVRAARAEFGSGEGRLVYEPDHPLADAEGYVRYPDIDLGDQMTQLIMAQRGYQANLASLERATTAYQAALQLGKG from the coding sequence GTGTTCGACGGCCTCGACATCTCCGGGTCCGGCCTGTCGGTCCACCGCCGCTGGATGGACGCCGTCTCGGACAACATCGCCAACATCAACACGGTCAGCTCGACCGACGGCGAGGCGTTCAAGGAGCGCATGGTCGTTGCGCAGGCCGTGGACTACGGCTCCGGCGAGGGCGGCGTGCGCGCCGCCCGGGCCGAGTTCGGCAGCGGCGAGGGCCGGCTCGTGTACGAGCCCGACCACCCGCTGGCCGACGCCGAGGGCTACGTCCGCTACCCGGACATCGACCTCGGCGACCAGATGACCCAGCTGATCATGGCCCAGCGCGGTTACCAGGCGAACCTGGCGTCCCTGGAGCGGGCGACCACCGCCTACCAGGCCGCCCTCCAGCTCGGGAAGGGCTGA
- the fliE gene encoding flagellar hook-basal body complex protein FliE, translating into MTSPISGLSLPGFPTVGALGGVDGPTAAAPATTSASGEGFAAALTGALDELGSLQSAKDQLAVQAATGDLRDVHDYMIAAQESSVATEMVVTFKNKAVEAFTEIMRMPV; encoded by the coding sequence ATGACCTCCCCCATCAGCGGCCTCTCGCTGCCCGGCTTCCCGACCGTCGGCGCGCTCGGCGGAGTCGACGGTCCCACCGCCGCGGCGCCGGCGACCACCTCGGCGTCCGGCGAGGGCTTCGCCGCGGCGCTGACCGGCGCCCTCGACGAGCTGGGGAGCCTGCAGTCGGCGAAGGACCAGCTCGCGGTGCAGGCCGCCACCGGTGACCTGCGCGACGTGCACGACTACATGATCGCCGCGCAGGAGTCCTCCGTGGCGACGGAGATGGTCGTGACCTTCAAGAACAAGGCGGTCGAGGCCTTCACCGAGATCATGAGGATGCCCGTCTGA
- the fliF gene encoding flagellar basal-body MS-ring/collar protein FliF, translated as MPAALAGPLAKLRGTLATISVGQKVVIGLLVLGLALGGFFFYRWITTPTMAPLFSNLASADASAIVDELNAGGVSYELSDGGQTILVANDQVYDLRLQMSGKGLPAGSDTGYALLDEQGITTSEFQQQVQYQRAIEGELSNTLEALDGVQTAVVHVALPEDEVFASDEGEPTASVLLDLTPGTQLSGEQIQSITNLVSSSIEGMDPEQVTVSDSTGQLLSAAGQGVTSASGDARSQMETDYETRLAANAQSILDTVLGPGHARVAVRADLDMSQRDSTATTYGYTEGTPPVSEQNSSEQYTGDGAVVGGVLGPENTADAADGTGGGTSEYATESTTANNAVDQTVTNTVSAPGEVNRLTVAVVLDDTVAGGLNQAQVQALIGNAVGLDPARGDGISVASLAFDTTAADQAAAEMTAAREAEQQAQMWSLVKNGAIGLGIALLVLVVWLRSRRRDDDEEDEDDEPLALDEGLIAELERLRVSSSRDDTAVLDNRALELEAAERQRVRGEIATMVSERPDEVAQMLRGWLSDVK; from the coding sequence ATGCCTGCCGCACTGGCCGGGCCGCTGGCGAAGCTGCGCGGCACGCTCGCCACCATCAGCGTGGGCCAGAAGGTCGTGATCGGCCTGCTGGTCCTCGGGCTGGCTCTGGGTGGCTTCTTCTTCTACCGGTGGATCACGACGCCGACCATGGCGCCGCTGTTCTCCAACCTGGCCTCGGCCGACGCCTCGGCGATCGTCGACGAGCTCAACGCCGGCGGCGTCTCCTACGAGCTGTCCGACGGCGGCCAGACGATCCTCGTGGCCAACGACCAGGTGTACGACCTGCGGCTGCAGATGAGCGGCAAGGGCCTGCCGGCCGGCTCCGACACCGGCTACGCGCTGCTCGACGAGCAGGGCATCACCACCAGCGAGTTCCAGCAGCAGGTGCAGTATCAGCGCGCCATCGAGGGCGAGCTGTCCAACACCCTCGAGGCGCTCGACGGGGTGCAGACCGCCGTCGTGCACGTCGCGCTGCCGGAGGACGAGGTGTTCGCCAGCGACGAGGGCGAGCCGACCGCGTCGGTCCTGCTGGACCTGACGCCGGGCACCCAGCTCTCCGGCGAGCAGATCCAGTCGATCACCAACCTCGTCTCCTCCAGCATCGAGGGGATGGACCCCGAGCAGGTCACCGTCTCCGACTCCACCGGCCAGCTGCTGTCGGCCGCCGGGCAGGGCGTGACCTCCGCCTCCGGCGACGCGCGCTCGCAGATGGAGACCGACTACGAGACGCGGCTGGCGGCCAACGCCCAGTCCATCCTCGACACCGTCCTCGGCCCCGGCCACGCCCGCGTCGCCGTCCGCGCCGACCTGGACATGTCGCAGCGCGACAGCACCGCGACGACCTACGGCTACACCGAGGGCACGCCGCCGGTGTCCGAGCAGAACTCCAGCGAGCAGTACACCGGCGACGGCGCCGTCGTCGGCGGCGTGCTCGGCCCGGAGAACACCGCGGACGCCGCGGACGGCACGGGCGGCGGCACCTCGGAGTACGCGACCGAGTCGACGACGGCCAACAACGCCGTGGACCAGACGGTCACCAACACCGTCTCCGCCCCCGGCGAGGTCAACCGGCTCACCGTCGCGGTCGTCCTGGACGACACCGTGGCCGGCGGCCTCAACCAGGCCCAGGTGCAGGCGCTCATCGGCAACGCCGTCGGCCTGGACCCGGCGCGCGGCGACGGCATCAGCGTCGCCTCGCTGGCCTTCGACACCACGGCCGCCGACCAGGCCGCCGCGGAGATGACCGCGGCCCGCGAGGCCGAGCAGCAGGCGCAGATGTGGTCGCTGGTCAAGAACGGCGCCATCGGCCTGGGGATCGCGCTGCTGGTGCTCGTCGTCTGGCTGCGCTCGCGCCGCCGCGACGACGACGAGGAGGACGAGGACGACGAGCCGCTGGCCCTCGACGAGGGCCTGATCGCCGAGCTGGAGCGGCTGCGGGTGTCCAGCTCGCGCGACGACACCGCCGTCCTGGACAACCGGGCGCTGGAACTGGAGGCCGCGGAGCGGCAGCGGGTGCGAGGGGAGATCGCCACGATGGTCAGCGAACGTCCGGACGAGGTGGCGCAGATGCTGCGCGGCTGGCTGAGTGATGTGAAGTGA